The genomic window ATTAGATTATTATGTAACAAGATGTGGAGATGATATTGATTTAATTATGAGCCATAAATTAGGATGTGATAATGAGAAAGTCCATGGTTTAGCTTGGAATGCTTTTGAAGAAGCTACAAAAGTTGCTAAAGAATTAAAATTATATGGTGCTGGACAGGATTTATTAGCTGATAGTTTTTCAGGAAATGTTAGAGGTCTTGGACCTGGAGTTGCTGAAATGGAATTTGTTGAAAGAAAAAGTGAGCCAATAGTAGTTTTCTGCTGTGACAAAACTGATCCAACAGCATTTAACTATCCACTATTTAAGATGTTTGCTGATCCATTTAACACAGCAGGCTTAGTATTTGACCCATCAATGATTTCAGGTTTTAGATTTGAAGTACATGATGTAATTGAACATAAGAAAGTATTATTAGATTGCCCAGAAGAGATGTATATGTTATTAGCTTTAATCGGAGATTACGAAAAGTATGCAATAAAAAGAATATACAGAAGAAAAGATGGAGAGATTGCTGCAGTTGTTAGTACAGAGAAGATAAATTTCATAGCAGGGGAATATGTTGGTAAAGATGACCCTGTTGCTATTGTAAGAGCACAAAGTGGATTTCCAGCAGTTGGAGAAGTTTTAGAACCATTTGCTAATCCACACTTTGTTCCAGGATGGATGAGAGGTTCTCATTGGGGGCCATTAATGCCAGTAGGAGAGGATGATGCAATACCTACAAGATTTGATGGACCACCAAGAATTGTTGCACTAGGTTTCCAAGTTTGTAATGGTATGTTAATAGGACCAAATGATCTATTTGCTGATAAAGGATTTGATAAAGCGAGAGAAAAAGCTTTAGAAATGGCTGATATTATAAGAAGAATGGGACCATTCCAACCACACAGATTACCTGCTACAATGATGGAATATACAACTGTACCTAAGGTGTTAAAGGCATTAGAAGATAGATTTATTCCATTAGAAGGTTTAGAATTAATAGAAGAAGGAGGAAAAGAAGAGAAAAAAGAGTAAATATTTAATTATTCTTTTTTTATTTTTAATAAATAAAGTTTTCTTTATTTTATTTAAAACTGTTTTTATTATGAAAAAACTTTTATATTTGTTAAAAAAATCTATCATTATTAATAATGACAAATTTGTGATATGATGTTAAAGGATATAATAAAAATCTTGGAAAAAGTGGGAAAGATAGAAATAGAAAATGTAAAGATAACAGCTGAAGAGATTATTATAAACATTCCTCAATCCCCACCAATAACAATTCCACAAACTCCTGCTATTAAACAGAGTTTAGCTGAAGAAGGGTTAATAGAGCCTCCTGAAGTAGATTTTGAATTACCTATAGAAAAATATTCTGGAAGGATTAGGGAAGTGCAGTTTGGTAAACCTAAAAGTGAGGGAGGTAGAGGAAAAGTTGTTAAAATTGGAGGGCAAACAAGTTTGTATAGATTTGAAGCCCCTTATCCAAATCCACCAGCTATAACTTTTGATATCTTTGATATGCCTATGCCTGGGCTTCCTAAGCCTATAAGAGAATTTTTTGAAGATGTTATGGAAGATCCATGTGATTGGGCTAGAAAGTGTGTTAAAGAGTTTGGAGCAGATATGATCACTATACACCACATATCAACAGATCCAAAAATAAAAGACAAATCTCCAAAAGAAGCTGCTAAGCTTATGGAAGATTTGATGCAAGCAGTTGATGTACCATTTGTTATTGGAGGTAGTGGAAATCCTGAAAAAGACCCTCATGTATTGGCAGCATGTGCAGAAGTTTGTGAAGGAGATAGATGTTTATTGGCTTCAGCTAATTTAGAGTTAGACTATAGGAAGATTG from Methanocaldococcus villosus KIN24-T80 includes these protein-coding regions:
- the fbp gene encoding fructose-1,6-bisphosphate aldolase/phosphatase, whose amino-acid sequence is MESEKITISVIKADVGGLCGHTIAPDELLEACESVLEKAVDEIILDYYVTRCGDDIDLIMSHKLGCDNEKVHGLAWNAFEEATKVAKELKLYGAGQDLLADSFSGNVRGLGPGVAEMEFVERKSEPIVVFCCDKTDPTAFNYPLFKMFADPFNTAGLVFDPSMISGFRFEVHDVIEHKKVLLDCPEEMYMLLALIGDYEKYAIKRIYRRKDGEIAAVVSTEKINFIAGEYVGKDDPVAIVRAQSGFPAVGEVLEPFANPHFVPGWMRGSHWGPLMPVGEDDAIPTRFDGPPRIVALGFQVCNGMLIGPNDLFADKGFDKAREKALEMADIIRRMGPFQPHRLPATMMEYTTVPKVLKALEDRFIPLEGLELIEEGGKEEKKE
- the cdhD gene encoding CO dehydrogenase/acetyl-CoA synthase subunit delta is translated as MMLKDIIKILEKVGKIEIENVKITAEEIIINIPQSPPITIPQTPAIKQSLAEEGLIEPPEVDFELPIEKYSGRIREVQFGKPKSEGGRGKVVKIGGQTSLYRFEAPYPNPPAITFDIFDMPMPGLPKPIREFFEDVMEDPCDWARKCVKEFGADMITIHHISTDPKIKDKSPKEAAKLMEDLMQAVDVPFVIGGSGNPEKDPHVLAACAEVCEGDRCLLASANLELDYRKIVEAAMKYDHNVLAWSIMDPNMAKELNRKLIEAGLDPNRIVMDPTTCALGYGIEFSINAITRLRIEGLKGNELCNMPMSSGTTNAIGAREAWMKNPEWGDRRYRLPLWEITTGITMLMSGVDLFMMLNPIAVRILKDIGRKLTTKPKKIMADYDWIYR